A window from Frischella perrara encodes these proteins:
- the glpG gene encoding rhomboid family intramembrane serine protease GlpG: MYLMSFKQAQYAQTFVDYMKTKGIAMHIELDIEGNSQLFIDSEDEQTIALVKSELISYLKNPFDPQYSNASWQIGSHFKEKQSIRLNLGLPKIISAGKLTTSITLICVLVFVLYTIMGPYQILDYIGYPTVGHFYEIWRYFTPALIHFSLIHIVSNLMWWWYLGGMIEKNRGTFKLLELLLFAGILSNYATGIISGPSFGGLSGVVYALMGYVWLYGEKVKSSPIRFDRTMMFFALIWLVAGYLGWLGSIANTAHLMGLIIGLLLAAKDIWFIKK, from the coding sequence ATGTATTTAATGTCATTTAAACAAGCACAATATGCGCAAACTTTTGTTGATTATATGAAAACAAAAGGTATTGCAATGCATATTGAATTAGATATAGAAGGAAATAGTCAATTATTCATAGATAGTGAAGATGAACAAACTATTGCGTTAGTTAAATCAGAACTTATTTCATATCTTAAAAATCCTTTTGATCCACAATATAGTAATGCTAGTTGGCAGATAGGATCACATTTTAAAGAAAAACAAAGCATAAGATTGAATTTAGGTTTACCTAAAATTATTTCAGCCGGGAAGCTAACCACTTCAATCACGTTGATTTGTGTCTTAGTATTTGTTTTATATACTATTATGGGTCCTTATCAAATATTGGATTATATTGGCTATCCGACAGTAGGGCATTTTTATGAAATTTGGCGCTACTTTACCCCAGCATTGATTCATTTCTCTCTAATTCATATTGTTTCAAATCTTATGTGGTGGTGGTATTTAGGTGGCATGATTGAAAAAAATCGAGGAACTTTTAAGCTACTTGAATTGTTGTTATTTGCGGGAATATTATCTAATTATGCAACAGGTATTATATCGGGACCAAGTTTTGGTGGATTGTCTGGGGTCGTATATGCATTAATGGGTTATGTTTGGTTATATGGTGAAAAAGTAAAATCCTCACCAATACGCTTTGATAGAACAATGATGTTTTTTGCCTTAATCTGGTTAGTTGCAGGTTATCTTGGTTGGTTAGGATCAATTGCAAATACAGCGCATTTGATGGGTTTAATAATAGGTCTATTGTTGGCCGCTAAAGACATCTGGTTTATTAAAAAATAA
- a CDS encoding thermonuclease family protein, with product MRKYNTRFWIVALLFVSFNLFAEYPATVIRVIDGDTVVVITEQKKKTRIRLIDIDAPELGQPFAKKSRQHLSSLIANKKVIIQESGKDTYNRKLATIFYCEDNINELMVKEGYAWAYRYNNIASNPKMVKFERQAKQKKLGLWQDKKPIEPWKYRQIQKNLHNFIK from the coding sequence ATGAGAAAATATAATACACGATTTTGGATAGTAGCTCTTCTTTTTGTATCCTTTAATTTATTTGCTGAATATCCGGCAACCGTTATTCGAGTCATTGATGGTGACACGGTTGTAGTAATAACCGAACAAAAAAAGAAAACTCGTATCCGTTTAATTGATATTGATGCACCAGAATTAGGTCAACCTTTTGCAAAGAAATCTAGACAACATCTTTCATCACTTATTGCAAATAAAAAAGTAATAATACAAGAAAGCGGTAAAGACACTTACAATCGGAAATTAGCAACAATATTTTATTGTGAAGATAATATCAATGAATTAATGGTTAAAGAGGGCTATGCGTGGGCTTATCGTTACAATAACATAGCTTCTAATCCTAAAATGGTAAAATTTGAAAGGCAAGCAAAGCAAAAGAAGTTGGGTCTTTGGCAAGATAAAAAACCGATAGAACCCTGGAAATATCGACAAATTCAAAAAAACTTACATAATTTTATTAAATAA
- a CDS encoding cold shock domain-containing protein: MTKKTGQVKWFNESKGFGFITPVDGSKDVFVHFSAIVNDGFKTLAEGQNVEFSIQDSARGPAAADVRVI; the protein is encoded by the coding sequence ATGACTAAAAAAACTGGCCAAGTAAAATGGTTTAACGAAAGTAAAGGTTTTGGATTTATTACTCCTGTTGATGGTAGCAAAGATGTTTTTGTTCACTTTTCTGCAATCGTAAATGATGGTTTTAAAACCTTAGCGGAAGGTCAAAACGTTGAGTTTTCAATTCAAGACAGTGCTCGTGGTCCAGCTGCTGCAGATGTTAGAGTAATCTAA